One Cystobacter ferrugineus genomic window, ATGTCCATCTCGGCCACCGACTTGAAGCTCTGGCCGTCCACCTGCTTGGGGGCGGCGACCTGGGGGTTCTGATCCAGGTTGAGGAACGTCTTGGAGAAATAGACGTAGGTGGGCGTCTTCAGATACAGCGCGCAGATGTTGCTGTTGGCCTTGAAGCTCAGGCAGGGGTAGACCTTGGCGTCGCCGGAGCTCACCGGGTTGTGGCCGGCCGAGCCCCACGACACGGCGAAGAAGACGATCTCCCGGTCTCCCTGGATCTCCCCCAGGTTCACCGTGCGATCGTTCTCCTGATCGAGCTGGTTGTCCGGCGGGGTCGGCCAGGGCCGGCCATCGGTGTCATAGGCGGAGACGTTGTAGTCGGGGATGCCGTTCTCCACGGTGGAGACGTCCGCCACCGGACCCAGGTTGCCGCCGGTGTTCTTGTCACCGTCGTCGTCGGAGTGCAGGAAGACCAGGTGCCCGATGCCCTTGAAGCTGTTCTTCGCGTCGCGGGGCTCGAGCAGGTTGGGCATGCTCCGGTAGAGGCCCCGGTCGCTGAACTGATCGGCGCTGTCCGCGCTGCCATCCTGACCCAGGAGGCCGACCTTGAGGGTCGGACGAGAGCCGGAGGTGATGGGATGCGCGGCCACCACATTGGCCGAGTCATTGAAGTGGCCGCCGCAATCCTTCGAGGCCAGCTCCGGCACGTAGAGGCTGCTGGTCTTCTTGCCCCCGGACGCGTTCGTGTACGTGTAGGAGAACTTGTTGCCGCAGCGCCGCCCCGTGCTGTTCAGGGAGGTGGCGTCGGTCATCTGGAACAGCGCTTCGTGGAAGTCCGCGATGCCGTTGCCGTCGTTGTCGGCGAGCGTGTCATCCGAGCTGTCGGTCAGGTTGGCGCCCTGGTTGATGAAGCGGCGTTCGACCAGGTCCTGGTAATAGAAGTAGCCGAGCGCCGTGGAGTTGCCGGCCTCCTCGTACAGGTAGCTGACGCGCACCTGCTGGGTGAAGGGGAAGTAGATGCGCTCGGGGTTGAGCACCTCGAGGTTGGTGTCCAGCCGCAGGGCGGGCGGGTTGTCCTTGGTGACCGAGATGGAGGACAGGTCCTTGAAGTCCAGGGCCTTGAAGTCCGGCTGCCGGTCCTGTTCGGTGGCGTCGTGGCAGAGCTCGAGCGAGCCCGGACTGTCAGCCCAGGATGAAGAAGAGGCGCACAGCAGTGCCAGAAGCAGGGTGGGGCGTGAGGCGTGCATGCGTGTATCTCCTGGAGGCCGTCAGGGCGCGGGAGCGGAAGGGGCAGGGGACTGGGCACCGCGCAGGAAGGACAGCAGATCATCGACGTCCTTGGGCTGCAGTTGCCGCGGATCGCACAGCGTCTTGGGATTGACCGCCCAGGGGTCCTTCACCCACTGACGCAGCTCACTGCTCTTGTGCGAGGCCAGCCACGTGGCCAGGTTGTCCGTGGCCTTGGCCCCCGGAGGATCATTCCGGGCGGGCTGGGCCGCGTGGCAGTGGCCGCACGCGCTGGTGAAGACCTGCTTGCCATGGTTGGCATCTCCTGCCTGGGCAGGAAGTGCCATCAGGAGGACGAGGAGCGGGAAGGAGCGATTCATCACGGGCCTCCAGGGGGACCACGGGGAACTTCAGAGTTTCGTGCCTTGGGACAGGTCAATGTCCTTCGTCGGCTTCGGAATCGGCCTGCCGCTGTTGATCGGGCCGTCTACCTTCTGATTGTTGTTGACGTTCGTCTGGGGCGACACCGGGTCGGCGAACACGAGCGCGCGCACCACCGAGCGCGCCAGCACCACTTCGCCCGTGCCCCGCACCTCACCCACCGACACCACCCACACCGCGTGGTTGTTGTCGATGCGCGGATCATTCGCCACGAACGCGCCCTCGTCCTCGTCGTCGTGCACGAAGACCCGGTAGGTGACGTTGCGCTGCTCGGGGTAGGACAGGTAGGGCTTGTTGTTGATGGCGCGCAGCTCCTTGCCGGCCACGCTGTAATTGGGGTCCACCGCCTGGTTCGTTCCCGGCAACAACGTATAGGGGGTGTTGGGGATGACTTCGTACCAGCTCCGTCCGGTGCCCGGAAAGTTCGCCTCGTCCACCTCGCCCCGGTTGTTGAACCCCGGCTTGGCGGCCATGAGCGTGCCCAGCTTGAACATCACGTCCGTGAAGTTGGAGGCCTTGCCCTGGTAGGCGGAGGTCTCGCTCTCGAAGTCGCTGTGCTTGGACAGCAGCATCGTGAGCACCTCGCGCCCCTCGGCGAGCCCCGCCTCCGCCGCGAAGAACGCCTCGCGCGAGTGCCGCTCGCGCCCCTGCAGCTCGCTCTCCTGGCTCACCACGCGCAGGCTGACCAGCGTCGCCGCCGTCACCACCGAGATCACCGCGAGCGCGATGAGCAACGTCATGCCGCGGGGGGAGCGTCGGCCTGCGCGCACCTTTTTCATCTGGGGGCCTCTCCGGCGATGGGGGGGCGAGGGCCTCGGAAGGTGACGGGGGGCACGCTCCGAGTTCCGCATTTCACATGCAAATACCAGCTCTTCCCATCCTCCCATCTCTTTACAGTCTGTCAAGAAGTGACTGTTCAGGATTCGACCGAAAGTACGGCCAGGGGAGGGGATGGGGCGGGTCCGGGCAGGCGCGCGGGGGGCCGGAAAATCCGCCTTCCGCCCGTCTTCAAGGAGCAAAGCACGGCGGGGCCCCGGAATGACAGCGGCCAGGCGAGGTGGCGCTGGAGCCACCTCCTCCCGGGACGGGGCGTGCACCCGGAAGCCATGTGGGCGCTGCGTCCTTGCTTGCCGGTGGATGAGCCGGCGTGGCACGCTCGCGGCCCCCCGACGTCCCCCAGCCGTGCGAAAGGAAGGGATGAGCAGCGCCTACCGGTTGACTGGACGTATCGAGGCCGGCGAGCTCGCCGAGCTGTATGACGCCGTGGAGGAGTCCGGTGGCGCCGGGGTGGTCATCAAGCTCTTCCACCCGAAGACGTCGGATCCTCGCTACGCCACCACGCTCGCCTCGACGTACAGCGTGCTCAACCCGCTGCGCTCCGAGGGCATCGTCCACGTGCTGGACGTGGGCTTCGTGAGGAACCGGCTCGTCGTGGTGCGCGAGGCGGTGGAGGGGTCCAACCTGGGCGTCGCGCTGCAGCGGCTCAACACCAAGGAGGTCCTCCTCCCGCCGGGCCTCGCGCTCAGCCTCGTCATCCAGCTCCTCGAGTCCGTGGAGCGCGCCCACGCGGAGGGCATCGTCCATGGAGCCCTCACCCCGGGCAACGTGCTGTTGTCGCGCTCGGGCGTGCCCCACGTGTGCGACTTCGGGGCGCTCCACGCGCTCCTGGCGGTGCCTGAGCTCAAGCGCGCCTTCGTGGGCCGCGGCCGCAGCGCCTACCGGGCGCCGGAAGTGGGGCGGGGGGGAGAGCCCGACGTGCTCTCGGACGTGTACTCCATCGGCGCCATCGCCTACGAGCTGCTCACCCTGCGCGAGGCCGTCATGCCCGAGGGGGGCATCAGCACCCGCCGCGCCGGACTGCCTCCACCCAGCCGTCTGGATCGGCGCGTCCACGCCCGGTTGGATCCCCTCATCCTGCGCGCCCTGGAGCCCACGCCCACGCGGCGCTTCCGCTCCTGCGCGGAGTTCGCCACCGCGCTGCGCGGCTTCCTGTCCAACCAGGGCGGACTGCCCGGCGCCGAGGAGCAGCGCCGCTTCATGGCGGAGCTGCTGCCCAACCCGGTGTCCTTCGGGGCCTCGGGCCCGGTGCCCTTCACCGAGCCCTTCTCCCTCACGCCCATCTCCGGCGTGTCCCTGGCCCAGGTGAGCGCGGACGCCCTGGACAAGTCCGTGGTGATGCGCCCCTCCTTCAGCCCGGCGCTCAGTGATGCGGACACCATGGATGCGCCGCCCGCCTTCGAGGAGTATTCGGGCTCGTTCGACAACAGCCCGGCCCCCGCGCCGTCAGAGCCCGTTGCTCACTCCGCCCACGCCCCCTCCGGGCACCCCACGCTCGATCGGACGGGCTCCGCGGACACCCACATCCGCGAGCGGCCGTTGCTCCACCCCGCGGAAGTCAGGTCCGCCGAGCGCGAGGACGACACGCCCTCGATCGTGAGCAAGAGCCCCCTCGGGGTCTCGGGGGATGACGCGCCCACCTGGGTGGCTCCTCCCGGCGCCGCGCCGATCAAGTCCCGCCGCGCGACCGCGACCCAGGGCCCGCCCCGGGAGGGGACGCGCATCGGCAAGAATCCCCGCCTGCGCGTGGTGGAGGACTACTCCCGGCCCGTCGCCAGGCCGGACACGGATGACCTGATCGAAACCGCGCCGCTGCGCTCGCGCCCGGCCCTCGCGCCGGTGCGCGTCGCGGCACCGCCCCCCGAGCCCGAGCCGGTGCTTCCCGCGCCCACCGCTCCGGAGATGCCCGCGGTGATCGCGGAGCGCCAGCGCATGTTGACCGAGGAGCGCAACCTCCTGGAGGACACGTGGAGCCGCAGGCGGATGCTGGCCGTGGCCAGCGCCGTCGCGCTGGTGGGCCTCGCGTGCTTCGCCCTCGGGGTGTGGAAGTACTCCCAGCCGCCCCCGGTGGACACGGATCCCAAGGTGGACGCGGTCAGCGGCGCCGTGGAGCAGTACCTCCAGGGGCCACCGCCCCCCGAGGAGCCCAGCGCTCCACCGTCCGCCGTCCCCACGCCCGCCCCCGAGCCTCCCGCCGCCTCCAGCCTCGAGCCCGCTCCCGCGGCCTCCAAGGCCAACCTGGCGTGGATCACCCTCGAGGCGAACCGCCCGGCGCGCGCCTACATCGATGGCGTGCGCGTCAAGCGTCCGCTGCCCCTGGTGCACTATCCGCTCAAGCCGGGCCTGCGCGAGGTCACCGTGGAGACGCTCCGCTCCCCGCGCCAGCGCGAGGTGTTCCAGCTCCGCCTGGAGCGCGGCGAGCACAAGAAGGTCGAGCAGATTTTTCCCGCCCCCCGCCGTCGCTGAGGCCATGGACCGCACCCGCGTCTTCATCGTCGAGGATCAACCGACCCTGCTGCGCAACCTCCTCAAGGTGCTCGGCACCTTCCCCGAGCTGGAGCTGGTGGGCAGTGCCCAGCAGGGCGAGGTGGCGGTGGAGGAGGTGGTCCGCACGCGTCCGGAGCTGGTGTTGTTGGACCTGGAGCTGCCGGACGTGCATGGCATCGAGGTCACCCGGCGGCTCAAGCGCCGCGCGCCCGAGGTGGAGGTGCTCATCCTCACCTCCTTCGAGGACGAGCAGAAGGTGTACGAGGCCATCCAGGCGGGCGCCTCGGGCTATCTCGTCAAGCGGGTGGGGCCGGAGAAGATCCGCTCGGGCATCCGCGAGGTGATGGAGGGGGGCACGGTGCTCGAGCCCCTCATCGCCAAACGCTTCTGGAACTACTTCCACTCGCTCCAGGCCCGGCCCCCCGAGCCCGAGCGGGCGCCCAACCCCTGGGGGCTGACGCCCGCGGAGTTCGAGGTGCTGCGCTACGTGGCCAAGGGCCTGTCCAACGCCGAGGTGGGCCGGGTGATGACGCTGGAGCGGCGCACGGTGCGCACGCACCTGTCCCATATCTACCGGAAGATGGGGGTGCACTCGCACGTGGAGGCGGTGGTGCTCGCCCTGCGCGCGGGGCTCGTGGAGCTGTGAGGCCGCTCACCAGCGCACGGGCAGCACGTCGAAGCCGCGGAAGTTGAGGCTGTGGCACTTGAGGCGCGCCGGCCGCGTCTCGTCCAGGCGCAGCCCGGGCAGGTGCTCGAGCAGCAGGGAGATGCCGGTCTCCAGCTCGCGGCGCGCCAGGCCCGCGCCCATGCAGTGGTGCGTGCCGAAGCCGAAGGACAGGTGCCGGTGCTGGGAGTGGTCCCGGGTGATGTCGAAGCGGTCCGGCTCGGGGAAGGCCCTCGGGTCGCGGTTGGCGGCGGCCATGCCCAGGAACACCACGTCGCCCGCGCGGATGCGCTGGCCGCGCAGCTCCACGTCCGCGATGGCCACGCGGAAGACGAAGGGCACCGCCGGGTGGAAGCGCACGCTCTCCTCCACCGCGGAGCGCACCCGCTCCGGCTCCTCGCGCAGCACCTGGAGCTGCTCGGGGTGGGTGAGCAGATCATGCACGCAGTTGCTCAACTGGTCCGTCGTGGTGGTGTGTCCGGCGAACATCAGCAGGATGGCGTTGGCCACCAGCTCGCCCGCGGTCATGTGGCCCAGCGCCTCCGCCTGCACCATCATGCCGAGCGCGTCCGGAGTGGGGTGGGCGCGGCGCTGCTCGATGAGGGGCAGGAAGTACGCCTTCATCTCCACCATGGCCTGGTTGGCCCGGCGCGCCGTGTCCAGCATGCTGGCCCCCGCCGCGGGCGCGGCGAACTCCGCCAGCATGTCCGACCAGCGCCGGAAGCGCTCGCGATCCTCCGCGGGCACCCCCAACAGCTCCGCCAGCACGCGCGTGGGCAGCGGATAGGAGATCTCCTGGGCGAGGTTCATCCAGTGCCGCTCGCGCACGCCCTCCAACAGCGCCGCCATGGTGTGGTGGATGCAGGCGCGCATCTCCTCCAGCTTCATGGGCGTGAAGCCCGCGCCCGACTGCCGGCGCACCCGCGTGTGCTCCGGGCCCACGCGCATGACCATCTGGTCGCGCGTGGTCTCCATGAACTCGCGGATGGTTTCCGGCTCCAGGCCCTGGATTTGATACTCGAAGAACTTCCAGCGCTCGGCGCTCAGGCGCGGATCCCGGAAGCAGGCCATCACGTCGTCGTAGCGTGTGACGAACCAGGCCTGGAGCGGCTCCGACCAGTGCACCGGTTCGTGCTCCCGCAGCTCGTGGTAGAGCGGAATGGGATTGTTCAGGTTCTGCGGACTGACCGGATTGCGGTCCATCCCCACCATGGCAACAGTGCTCGGCATGGGCGACTCCCTCGAGGCGCGAGGCCCGTGGAGCCGTGTGCCCGCTCAAGCACGGTCACGGCCGCGGACCTCGCGTGCCGGGAGCTATGAGCAGAGGTTGTGCCAGCGTTCGTTGGAGCGCGGGGGCGCGCAGGGGGACTGGAAAGATGCGAGCTGGTTCGCGCTGGCCTCCCGCGCGCTTGAACCCGGGGGCAGGGCGGCTTTCGGCTCGGCGACAGTCTTCCTGGAGTAGGGACGCACCCGAGGGTCGGAGCATACCCGCCCGGCGCGCGAGGACTAGCAGGTGGTATCGCGCACCAGACGCAGGTGGGACTTCTTGCCGCGCGTGGACGAGGCGGAGGCGCGCGCGCGCGCCGAGCGGCCTGGCAGCGGGCGCTGGGTGTACTCCGGGGCGCCGTGCGCCGGCACGAACGGGTCCGCGGGTCCGCGCAGTCCCGAGCGCAGGAAAACCAGGAAGAGCACCGGCAGCAGCAGGGACACGAGCACCAGCGGCAGGAAGGAGCTGGTGAAGAGCTGATCGAGCGCGGGCGCGGGATCCGGCATGGCGAGCAGGGCGGTGAGCAGCAGCCACCACAGGCCGCACGCCAGCAGTCCCACGCCGCCCACCCACAGCTTCACCCGAGACCAGAACGTGCGCTGATCCGGAAAGGCGAGCAGCTTGCCCGCCGTCGACTCGCGCCGCAGGGGCTCGGCCTCCTGGGCGCGAGCCAGCCTCCAGGTGCCTCCCGTCGCCCCCGCGCTCCGGCTCGAGGGGAGCGCGCTCCGGTGGCGCCAGCGCATCACCAGCGCCGAGGCCAGCAGCACGTAGGCCACGAACACCGCGGGTCCCATGCCGAGCGCGTCCCCGGCGCCATGGAGCAGCGCCGCGCAGCCGAGGCCCGACAACAAACGCCCGAGGAGGGGGGAAGAGGGAAACACCAACATTCCCCAACGGTAGCAGAGATGACGGCCTTCTCTAGTTTGCCGCCCCGTGGAGTGAAGGGTGGTGGGCGTTCGCGTGGAGGTTTCCGCTGGGAGTGAAGCAGGTTCAACCCCGCTCCTCTTCCCTTTTCCCCTCGAGGTCCGCCGCTCAGGGGAGGGGATTGACGATGGGGTCGGGCATCACCCAGAGCGCGGCGGGGTCGGTATAGGCCTGGTCGAAGGCGTAGAGGATGCCCGTCCAGCGATCCCAGAAGACGGACCAGCTGTACTCGGTGGGGGGCGAGGTGAGGGGGTTGCCGTCGCGATCCGGCTGGCTGTAGGCGTAGTCGGCGTAGGTCCACTCCTGGGTGCCGAAGTCCGTCCTGAGCAGGGGCGTGAGGGCTTGCAGCAGGGCGGGGCGGGACACCTCGCCCGGCAGGAGCTGCGCCGGGGCGAAGACGGGCTGCGCCATGTCATGCTGCTCGCGCCAGGCCACGTAGTTGTTGCCCATGGCGATGAGCGCGTCACGCCAGGCGGGCGTGGGCGCGCGGCGGGCCTCCTCGTAGAGCGCGAAGGCCGCCACGAGCAGGCTCTTCCAGCTCATCGCCGGCAGCACTTCCTCCAGCCGGTAGGGCCGGGGCGTGTCGTGGGCGTGCGCGAGGGCGTACGCGTAGGCCAGCCGCGCCTCGGACTCCACGGCCCCCGCGAGTTGGAACTCCGCCAGCACGCGCTCCGGCGTCACCTCGCCCGTGAGGCCCCGGCGCCAGTCCAGGAACAGCCGCGCCGAGCCGCCGATGTCCGTGTAGATGGCCAGGTTGCCCTCGTGGAGCGCCCGCTCGAGGGTGTTGGCCAGCGCCTCCGCCTTGTCGAGCGGGTGGGTGCCCGGCGCGCTCCAGTAGAGCGCGGCGAGGCGCGAGGAGGTGGCGAGCAGCGTGCGGGGATCCGCCAGCGCCGCGCCATTGAGGGACGTGGTGAGCGAGGCGACGGACGTGGCCGCGTCGATGGTCAGCCCCTGGAGGACGAGATCCAGCGAGAGCTGCTCCAGGGTGAGCAACACCGTGCCGGTGAGGCCCGCGCGGGTGAGCGATTGCAGGATGGAGAACGCGGGCTCGCCCCGGGCGGTGGTGATGATCTCGCGCGCGAGCGCGGCGGAGAGCATGCCCTGGCCTCCCGTGCGCGAGGCATGCGGCGCGAAGGCGAACCAGTTGGGCCGCACGAGGCTGCTGCCGCCCGGCTGGAGCGTGGGATCGAGCAGCCCGCCCAGCTCATAGGCGATCTCGATGTAGCCCAGGGTGATGCGGCGGTTGTCGTCGAGCGGGGTGGGCGCGGCGTCGGCGTGGGCGCGCGGAAGCAGGACCAGGGAGGCCAGCACCAGGGCGGCGGTGGCCCAGGTGGACACGGTACGGCGGAGGGGGTTGTTCACGAGGAGGGACTCCAGGAGATCGAGCCGGGTGGGGCGGCGCCCAAGATACGCATCGCCTCCCACCCGCCAAGCGGCCCTTCTCTCTCCGTGAAGAACTTTGTGAGTCAAATATCAATTTGATGTACAAACATTCTTGGGAGGAATTGCGGCGCGCGCGCCACAAGGGGGGGTGGAGTGTCTGTCTGGTATTGGGAGATGTCGAGGAGTCGTGTACCTTGCACGGCGTATTTCCTGCCGAAGGTCGAACGTGTCCCACCAGACGCCGTCTCTCCCTGCCCCTTCCGCTCCTCTTCTCCCGACTCCCCACACGCCGCCTGGCGCCGCCCTCCGCGCGCCGGAGCCGACCCCCGCGCCCGTCGTGAGCGCGGCCCCGGCGCCCCTGCCCGTCGCCACGGCCACGGCGCGTCTGGCTTTCGAGCTGTTGATGTCCCTGGATCTCGACGGCGATGGGCGGCTCACGCAGCGCGACGCCGGTCTGGCGCGCGAGGCGGGGCTGCGCTTCGCGGTGGATCTGGAGCTGGGCCCGGGCGTGCGGCTGGAGCTGGCCGGCGCGGAGCGGCTGGCGCATGCCGCGGACGTGCTCGCCGAGATGGTGCTCGAGGACCGGGGAGACGAGCCCGGACTGCCCCTGGAGCGCTTGCTGGAGTCGCGCACCACGGCGATGCGCAAGTTGCTGGACCGGGGCTGGGAGGGGCTCGTGCGCCGCTCGGACCGGGCCGTGGATTTGAAGAAGGCCCTCGAGGTGATGCCCGTGAAGGATCCCCAGGGCCGCGCGCGCGTGTACGTGCCCGCGCGTGACCGCCAGGCGCTCAAGAAGCTGCGCGCCGAGGCCCGCCGCGTCGGCGGCCTGGAGACGGTGCCGCTGCACAAGCCTCGCGGTGCCGAGGACTGGCGCACCCTCATGCGCGAGCCGGGCATGCTCTACCTGCCCCGGCCCTACATCGTCCCGGGCGGCCGCTTCGTGCAGATGTTCGGCTGGGACAGCTACTTCAACGCCCGGGGCGCCCTGTCCTCCGGCCGCGCCGAGCTCGCCCGGGACATGCTCGAGAACCAGCTCTACGAGATCGAGCACTACGGGAAGATTCCCAACTCCAACCTCAGCTACCACCTGTCGCGCACCCAGCCGCCGCTCATGCCCCGGCTGGCGTTGGAGGTGCACGCGGCGCGCTCGGACCGGCGGCTGCTCAAGCGCGTGGCCCGCGTGGCCGAGATGGAGTGGGAGGAGGTCTTCCGCACCGGACCCCGCGCCACGCCTGGCGGGCTGTCGCGCTACCTGGACGACGCCGACGGGCCCGACGCCGAGGACCTGTCCGCCTTCTACGACGGCGCGCGGCCGGATGACGCCGGGTTCCACCGCCATGATCGGGCCATCCGCGAGAGCGGCTGGGACATGTGCCACCGCTTCGCCACCGCCACCCACCACCACGAGCCGGTGTGCCTCAACTCGCTCCTGTTCCAGTACGAGATGGATCTGGCGACGGTGTGGCGGCGGCTCGAGGGGGAGGGCAGCACGCGCGCGGCCCGCTTCACCCGGGCGGCGCGGGCCCGGGCGCGCACCATGCGCGCGCGCTTCTGGGACGCCGAGCGGGGCCTCTTCTTCGATCATGACTTCGTGGCCGGACGGCGCTCGAGCTACGAGAGCCTCGCCACCTTCTACCCGCTGTGGACGGGCTGGGCCTCGCGCGAGGAGGCCGCCAGCGTGGCCGCCGCGCTCCCGCGCTTCCTGCACGACGGCGGACTGACCGCGAGCACCCGCGCCTCGCGCGAGGCCGCCGGGGGCGAGAACCTGCAGTGGGACTGGCCCTTTGGCTGGGCACCGCACCAGGTCATCGCCGTGGAGGGCCTGCGCCGCTACGGCTTCCACGCCGAGGCCGACGCGGTGGCCTACCGCTGGCTGTCCATGGTGCTGGACATCGCCGGGAGCCACAACGGCCTCATCAAGGAGAAGTACGACGTGGTGCGCTGCTCGGCCGAGGTCCCCGTCGAGTACGGCAACCAGGGCGCGGATCGCGGCGCGCTCCTGGCCTCCCGGAACGAGCGCACCCTGGGCTTCGCCTGGACGAACGCCTCGGTGCTCCTGCTGCTCGGCGGCCTGTCGCCCGGGCTGCGCGAGGCGCTCGACGCCGGCATCCCCGCGGATCGGGTGCTGGGCCCCAAGGAGCTGGTGGGTTCGGGTGGTCCCCGCGGCAAGCGCGCCGCCTGAGTTCCTCCCCACCTTCCGGGGAAATTCAGCGGTCGGATTGACCCCATGGTGGGTAGAGGTTGACCCATCCGTTGTTCTAGAGGATGGTCGAGCCCGCGAACGGACACGAGCGGGTGAGCGGACGGATGGAACGGCCCGGGCATCCCGGCACTCCGGATGAAGGGGAGCCGGTGGAGACACAGCGGGACGGAGCGCCCACGGCGGAGCAATCGCTGCGGGCGAGCAACCTGCTGCTGCACGCGCTCACCGAGGTGCAGACGGAGTTCATCCAGGGTCACGACACGCACCAGCTCTTCGACAAGCTGTTGTTGGTGCTGCTCAAGCTCACGCACAGCGAGTACGGCTTCATTGGCGAGGTGCTGTTCACGCCCGAGGGCACGCCCTTCTTGCGCACGCGTGCCGTCACCCACGTGGCGTGGACGGACACGCTGCGCGAGTTCTACCTCCGCGAGGTGTCCACGGGGCTGGAGTTCCCCCACCTGCAGAAGCTCTTCGGCGCCGTCATGGTGAGCGGCC contains:
- a CDS encoding response regulator, giving the protein MDRTRVFIVEDQPTLLRNLLKVLGTFPELELVGSAQQGEVAVEEVVRTRPELVLLDLELPDVHGIEVTRRLKRRAPEVEVLILTSFEDEQKVYEAIQAGASGYLVKRVGPEKIRSGIREVMEGGTVLEPLIAKRFWNYFHSLQARPPEPERAPNPWGLTPAEFEVLRYVAKGLSNAEVGRVMTLERRTVRTHLSHIYRKMGVHSHVEAVVLALRAGLVEL
- a CDS encoding cytochrome P450; amino-acid sequence: MPSTVAMVGMDRNPVSPQNLNNPIPLYHELREHEPVHWSEPLQAWFVTRYDDVMACFRDPRLSAERWKFFEYQIQGLEPETIREFMETTRDQMVMRVGPEHTRVRRQSGAGFTPMKLEEMRACIHHTMAALLEGVRERHWMNLAQEISYPLPTRVLAELLGVPAEDRERFRRWSDMLAEFAAPAAGASMLDTARRANQAMVEMKAYFLPLIEQRRAHPTPDALGMMVQAEALGHMTAGELVANAILLMFAGHTTTTDQLSNCVHDLLTHPEQLQVLREEPERVRSAVEESVRFHPAVPFVFRVAIADVELRGQRIRAGDVVFLGMAAANRDPRAFPEPDRFDITRDHSQHRHLSFGFGTHHCMGAGLARRELETGISLLLEHLPGLRLDETRPARLKCHSLNFRGFDVLPVRW
- a CDS encoding c-type cytochrome; the encoded protein is MNRSFPLLVLLMALPAQAGDANHGKQVFTSACGHCHAAQPARNDPPGAKATDNLATWLASHKSSELRQWVKDPWAVNPKTLCDPRQLQPKDVDDLLSFLRGAQSPAPSAPAP
- a CDS encoding pilus assembly PilX family protein, translating into MKKVRAGRRSPRGMTLLIALAVISVVTAATLVSLRVVSQESELQGRERHSREAFFAAEAGLAEGREVLTMLLSKHSDFESETSAYQGKASNFTDVMFKLGTLMAAKPGFNNRGEVDEANFPGTGRSWYEVIPNTPYTLLPGTNQAVDPNYSVAGKELRAINNKPYLSYPEQRNVTYRVFVHDDEDEGAFVANDPRIDNNHAVWVVSVGEVRGTGEVVLARSVVRALVFADPVSPQTNVNNNQKVDGPINSGRPIPKPTKDIDLSQGTKL
- a CDS encoding serine/threonine protein kinase; translation: MSSAYRLTGRIEAGELAELYDAVEESGGAGVVIKLFHPKTSDPRYATTLASTYSVLNPLRSEGIVHVLDVGFVRNRLVVVREAVEGSNLGVALQRLNTKEVLLPPGLALSLVIQLLESVERAHAEGIVHGALTPGNVLLSRSGVPHVCDFGALHALLAVPELKRAFVGRGRSAYRAPEVGRGGEPDVLSDVYSIGAIAYELLTLREAVMPEGGISTRRAGLPPPSRLDRRVHARLDPLILRALEPTPTRRFRSCAEFATALRGFLSNQGGLPGAEEQRRFMAELLPNPVSFGASGPVPFTEPFSLTPISGVSLAQVSADALDKSVVMRPSFSPALSDADTMDAPPAFEEYSGSFDNSPAPAPSEPVAHSAHAPSGHPTLDRTGSADTHIRERPLLHPAEVRSAEREDDTPSIVSKSPLGVSGDDAPTWVAPPGAAPIKSRRATATQGPPREGTRIGKNPRLRVVEDYSRPVARPDTDDLIETAPLRSRPALAPVRVAAPPPEPEPVLPAPTAPEMPAVIAERQRMLTEERNLLEDTWSRRRMLAVASAVALVGLACFALGVWKYSQPPPVDTDPKVDAVSGAVEQYLQGPPPPEEPSAPPSAVPTPAPEPPAASSLEPAPAASKANLAWITLEANRPARAYIDGVRVKRPLPLVHYPLKPGLREVTVETLRSPRQREVFQLRLERGEHKKVEQIFPAPRRR
- a CDS encoding trehalase family glycosidase — encoded protein: MSAAPAPLPVATATARLAFELLMSLDLDGDGRLTQRDAGLAREAGLRFAVDLELGPGVRLELAGAERLAHAADVLAEMVLEDRGDEPGLPLERLLESRTTAMRKLLDRGWEGLVRRSDRAVDLKKALEVMPVKDPQGRARVYVPARDRQALKKLRAEARRVGGLETVPLHKPRGAEDWRTLMREPGMLYLPRPYIVPGGRFVQMFGWDSYFNARGALSSGRAELARDMLENQLYEIEHYGKIPNSNLSYHLSRTQPPLMPRLALEVHAARSDRRLLKRVARVAEMEWEEVFRTGPRATPGGLSRYLDDADGPDAEDLSAFYDGARPDDAGFHRHDRAIRESGWDMCHRFATATHHHEPVCLNSLLFQYEMDLATVWRRLEGEGSTRAARFTRAARARARTMRARFWDAERGLFFDHDFVAGRRSSYESLATFYPLWTGWASREEAASVAAALPRFLHDGGLTASTRASREAAGGENLQWDWPFGWAPHQVIAVEGLRRYGFHAEADAVAYRWLSMVLDIAGSHNGLIKEKYDVVRCSAEVPVEYGNQGADRGALLASRNERTLGFAWTNASVLLLLGGLSPGLREALDAGIPADRVLGPKELVGSGGPRGKRAA